One Dictyoglomus turgidum DSM 6724 DNA window includes the following coding sequences:
- a CDS encoding energy-coupling factor ABC transporter ATP-binding protein gives MDGSKILFKLVDVSFYYVSERLALNSISLEIKEGESIGILGPNGSGKSTLLKILDGLLFPQEGKVFFEGRELREKSFEDPNFNRYFRKKVVLLFQNVDAILFSPTVRDELAFGLLQLGYSDSEIERKIYECSRKFRIENLLKRSPFQLSEGEKKKVALASLLIIEPDIILLDEPTNELDPRSVRELLSYIKELRAAGKTIITATHDLQMVNGFFDRIFVMNEEKKILKVGDYKTIFSDKEFLKEVNLI, from the coding sequence ATGGATGGATCGAAAATTTTATTTAAATTAGTAGATGTAAGTTTCTATTATGTTTCTGAAAGGTTGGCTTTAAATTCTATATCCCTTGAGATAAAAGAAGGAGAAAGCATAGGAATATTAGGTCCTAATGGATCAGGAAAATCTACCCTTTTAAAAATTCTTGATGGTCTTTTATTTCCTCAAGAAGGAAAAGTTTTTTTTGAGGGAAGAGAGCTTAGGGAAAAGAGTTTTGAGGACCCTAATTTTAATCGTTATTTTAGAAAAAAGGTGGTCTTACTTTTTCAAAATGTAGATGCTATTCTATTTTCCCCTACTGTAAGGGACGAGCTTGCTTTTGGGCTTCTTCAACTTGGCTATTCTGACTCCGAGATAGAAAGGAAAATTTATGAATGTAGTAGGAAGTTTAGGATTGAAAATCTTTTGAAAAGGTCCCCCTTTCAATTGAGCGAAGGTGAAAAGAAAAAAGTTGCTCTTGCCTCGCTCCTTATAATAGAGCCCGATATTATTCTTTTGGATGAGCCTACAAATGAACTTGATCCAAGAAGTGTTAGAGAGCTTCTTTCCTATATTAAGGAGTTAAGAGCTGCTGGTAAAACTATAATTACTGCAACTCATGATTTACAGATGGTAAATGGATTTTTTGACAGAATTTTTGTTATGAACGAGGAAAAGAAAATTTTGAAAGTAGGTGATTACAAAACTATTTTTTCCGATAAGGAGTTTTTAAAAGAGGTAAATTTGATATAA
- the cbiQ gene encoding cobalt ECF transporter T component CbiQ: MNNFIDKTLYEINRIVKDFLFFEVVETPDFWKDVKDDIKIVILILSLIGVSFIHNLCFLLLAYFLLLIFAYLLKIDLRKFMKRSFSFVLFFTVLIVIPYLFFNPETLNIGYSHKGLYVALRLIFRVLISISLANILFFTTPWINIVKGLRMLGVPSLAIAIIYMTYRYIFFFANLAQDIFLAKKSRTIEFNYKREYSFIGSAIGLLFMKARMLSEEVSQGMISRGFGKEFHPIIKREKYTIKDFLPIIMEILIIGVLIWMDRKFYLN, encoded by the coding sequence ATGAATAATTTTATAGATAAAACTTTATATGAGATAAACAGAATAGTAAAGGACTTTCTATTCTTTGAGGTAGTAGAGACTCCGGATTTTTGGAAGGATGTGAAAGACGATATAAAAATAGTAATCTTAATTTTGTCTTTAATTGGAGTAAGTTTTATTCACAATCTTTGTTTTTTATTGTTAGCCTATTTTCTTTTACTAATCTTTGCTTATCTTTTGAAGATAGACTTAAGGAAATTCATGAAGCGCTCTTTTAGTTTTGTATTATTTTTTACAGTTCTTATTGTTATTCCTTACCTTTTCTTTAATCCTGAAACTCTTAATATAGGTTATTCCCATAAAGGGCTTTATGTCGCCCTTAGGTTGATATTTAGAGTTCTGATCTCTATTTCCTTAGCAAATATTCTTTTCTTCACTACTCCTTGGATAAATATAGTAAAGGGTTTGAGGATGCTTGGAGTTCCTTCTTTGGCTATCGCTATTATTTATATGACCTACAGATACATATTCTTTTTTGCTAATTTAGCTCAAGATATTTTTCTTGCTAAAAAAAGTAGAACTATTGAGTTTAATTACAAAAGGGAATATTCTTTTATTGGTTCTGCTATTGGACTTTTGTTTATGAAGGCAAGAATGCTCTCGGAGGAAGTATCTCAAGGAATGATTTCTCGCGGTTTTGGTAAAGAGTTTCATCCTATTATTAAGAGAGAAAAATATACTATAAAGGACTTTTTGCCTATAATAATGGAAATTTTAATAATTGGAGTTTTAATATGGATGGATCGAAAATTTTATTTAAATTAG
- the cbiM gene encoding cobalt transporter CbiM: MHIPDGYLGPETYGSLFVLMVPFWAKAYNAVKKSLKEKDVPLLAISAAFSFVIMMFNIPIPGGTTGHAVGSVLIAILLGPWTATLVTSIVLIIQALIFGDGGITAIGANCFNMAIVMPFLGYYVYKLVKGKANLGSKREIISAGIGAYVGINVAALLTAIELGIQPYIAKDANGLPLYCPYPLKVAIPAMMVEHLLIFGIVEAVVTMAALYYLRKIENK; this comes from the coding sequence ATGCATATACCTGATGGTTATTTAGGGCCAGAAACTTATGGAAGTCTATTTGTTTTAATGGTTCCTTTTTGGGCTAAAGCTTATAATGCTGTAAAAAAATCTTTAAAAGAAAAAGATGTTCCCCTTCTTGCTATCTCTGCAGCTTTTTCTTTTGTGATTATGATGTTCAATATACCTATTCCCGGAGGAACCACAGGGCATGCAGTAGGGAGTGTCCTTATTGCTATACTTCTTGGACCTTGGACTGCAACTCTTGTTACCTCTATTGTTCTTATAATACAGGCACTGATTTTTGGGGATGGAGGAATTACTGCTATTGGAGCAAATTGTTTTAATATGGCAATTGTTATGCCTTTTTTAGGATATTATGTTTATAAGCTTGTGAAAGGGAAGGCAAATTTAGGTTCTAAAAGAGAAATTATTTCTGCAGGAATTGGAGCATATGTAGGGATAAATGTGGCTGCTTTGCTTACTGCTATAGAGCTTGGTATTCAACCTTATATAGCAAAGGATGCTAATGGGCTTCCTCTTTATTGTCCTTATCCTTTGAAAGTTGCTATTCCTGCGATGATGGTAGAGCATCTTTTAATTTTTGGTATTGTGGAAGCTGTAGTTACAATGGCTGCGCTTTATTATTTAAGAAAAATAGAAAATAAATAG
- a CDS encoding PDGLE domain-containing protein translates to MSNWKRLFIGILILVLLSPIGIILPTLLNAGSAWGEWGPEELKEMIGYVPKGIEKLSSLAKPLFPDYNIKGWEDKDVLYQSIGYIISGIVGVLVVILITYVIGRWSVKKKKNE, encoded by the coding sequence ATGAGTAATTGGAAAAGATTGTTTATAGGTATTTTAATTCTTGTACTTTTGTCTCCCATAGGTATTATTTTGCCTACTCTTCTCAATGCTGGATCTGCATGGGGAGAGTGGGGACCTGAAGAGTTAAAAGAGATGATAGGTTATGTGCCAAAGGGAATAGAAAAACTTTCTTCTCTCGCAAAACCTTTATTTCCTGACTATAATATAAAGGGTTGGGAGGATAAGGATGTTTTGTATCAAAGTATTGGATATATAATCAGTGGAATAGTTGGGGTTTTAGTTGTTATACTTATAACTTATGTGATAGGAAGGTGGAGTGTAAAAAAGAAAAAGAATGAATAA